The following coding sequences are from one Vulpes vulpes isolate BD-2025 chromosome 12, VulVul3, whole genome shotgun sequence window:
- the EFNB3 gene encoding ephrin-B3 isoform X2, with protein MGALRSGPGGVRVGALLLLGALGLVSGLSLEPVYWNSANKRFQAEGGYVLYPQIGDRLDLLCPRARPPGPHSSPNYEFYKLYLVGGAQGRRCEAPPAPNLLLTCDRPDLDLRFTIKFQEYSPNLWGHEFRSHHDYYIIATSDGTREGLESLQGGVCLTRGMKVLLRVGQSPRGGAAPRKPVSEMPMERDRGAAHGLEPGKDNMPGLFLFPSSPLPRLLLPAPLTLSASYPRPLPSPWVGWGEVQAFSPQLPLLTSLTNCSPQSAKNAGLVGKALALVLHPSSGHGRWGLLLGPASGLYLLQPSGVVGS; from the exons ATGGGGGCCCTGCGTTCTGGGCCGGGGGGCGTGCGAGTCGGGGCCCTACTGCTGCTCGGCGCCCTGGGGCTGGTGTCTgggctcagcctggagcctgTCTACTGGAATTCGGCAAATAAGAG GTTCCAGGCGGAGGGTGGCTATGTGCTCTACCCTCAGATCGGGGACCGGCTAGACTTGCTCTGCCCCCGAGCCCGGCCTCCTGGCCCCCACTCCTCTCCTAATTATGAGTTCTACAAGCTGTACCTGGTAGGGGGGGCCCAGGGCCGGCGCTGTGAGGCACCCCCTGCCCCAAACCTGCTTCTCACTTGTGACCGGCCAGACCTGGATTTGCGCTTCACCATCAAGTTCCAGGAGTATAGCCCTAACCTCTGGGGCCATGAGTTCCGCTCGCACCACGATTACTACATAATTG CCACGTCGGATGGGACCCGGGAAGGCCTGGAGAGCTTGCAGGGAGGCGTGTGCCTCACCAGAGGCATGAAGGTGCTTCTCCGAGTGGGACAAA GTCCCCGGGGAGGGGCGGCCCCCAGGAAACCTGTGTCTGAAATGCCCATGGAGAGAGACCGGGGGGCGGCCCACGGCCTGGAGCCTGGGAAGGACAACATGCCAG GTCTGTTCCTCTTCCCTAGCAGTCCCCTCCCGAGGCTCCTCTTACCGGCTCCTCTTACCCTCTCGGCTTCTTATCCTAGGCCTCTCCCATCTCCCtgggtgggttggggggaggtGCAAGCATTCTCCCCTCAGCTCCCTCTTCTGACCTCTCTTACCAACTGCTCCCCTCAGTCTGCCAAAAATGCGGGCCTCGTGGGGAAGGCTCTGGCTCTGGTGCTGCACCCCAGCTCCGGGCATGGGAGGTGGGGCCTCCTTCTCGGCCCTGCCTCAGGCCTCTACCTACTCCAGCCCTCTGGGGTGGTTGGGTCATGA
- the EFNB3 gene encoding ephrin-B3 isoform X1, with translation MGALRSGPGGVRVGALLLLGALGLVSGLSLEPVYWNSANKRFQAEGGYVLYPQIGDRLDLLCPRARPPGPHSSPNYEFYKLYLVGGAQGRRCEAPPAPNLLLTCDRPDLDLRFTIKFQEYSPNLWGHEFRSHHDYYIIATSDGTREGLESLQGGVCLTRGMKVLLRVGQSPRGGAAPRKPVSEMPMERDRGAAHGLEPGKDNMPGDPTSNATSRGAEGPLPPPSMPAVAGAAGGLALLLLGVAGAGGAMCWRRRRAKPSESRHPGPGSFGRGGSLGLGSGSGMGPREAEPGELGIALRGGGAADPPFCPHYEKVSGDYGHPVYIVQDGPPQSPPNIYYKV, from the exons ATGGGGGCCCTGCGTTCTGGGCCGGGGGGCGTGCGAGTCGGGGCCCTACTGCTGCTCGGCGCCCTGGGGCTGGTGTCTgggctcagcctggagcctgTCTACTGGAATTCGGCAAATAAGAG GTTCCAGGCGGAGGGTGGCTATGTGCTCTACCCTCAGATCGGGGACCGGCTAGACTTGCTCTGCCCCCGAGCCCGGCCTCCTGGCCCCCACTCCTCTCCTAATTATGAGTTCTACAAGCTGTACCTGGTAGGGGGGGCCCAGGGCCGGCGCTGTGAGGCACCCCCTGCCCCAAACCTGCTTCTCACTTGTGACCGGCCAGACCTGGATTTGCGCTTCACCATCAAGTTCCAGGAGTATAGCCCTAACCTCTGGGGCCATGAGTTCCGCTCGCACCACGATTACTACATAATTG CCACGTCGGATGGGACCCGGGAAGGCCTGGAGAGCTTGCAGGGAGGCGTGTGCCTCACCAGAGGCATGAAGGTGCTTCTCCGAGTGGGACAAA GTCCCCGGGGAGGGGCGGCCCCCAGGAAACCTGTGTCTGAAATGCCCATGGAGAGAGACCGGGGGGCGGCCCACGGCCTGGAGCCTGGGAAGGACAACATGCCAG GTGACCCCACCAGCAATGCAACCTCCCGGGGTGCTGaaggccccctgccccctcccagcatGCCCGCGGTGGCCGGGGCAGCGGGGGGGCTGGCGCTGCTCTTGCTGGGcgtggcaggggctgggggtgccaTGTGTTGGCGGAGACGGCGGGCCAAGCCTTCGGAGAGTCGCCACCCTGGTCCTGGCTCCTTCGGGAGGGGAGGGTCTCTGGGCCTGGGCAGCGGAAGTGGCATGGGGCCTCGGGAGGCTGAGCCTGGGGAGCTAGGGATAGCTCTGCGGGGCGGTGGGGCTGCAGACCCCCCCTTCTGTCCCCACTATGAGAAGGTGAGCGGTGACTATGGGCATCCTGTATACATCGTGCAGGATGGACCCCCCCAGAGCCCTCCCAACATCTACTACAAGGTATGA